The region GTGGCGGGGCGCTCGGCGAACCAGATCGCGCCCAGGCTCAGGAGGATGCCGCCCGCGTCCACGAGCATGTGCACGGCGTCGGCGAGCAGCGACACGCTGCCCGTCCAGGCGGCGAGCGCGAGCTCGACCAGGAGGAAACTCCCCACGAGAGCCAACGCGGCGCGCAGGCGGCCCTTGTGCCGCGAGCCGTGCGAGTGGGCGCCGAGCCCGGGTCCGTGGGCGTGCGGGTGCGCGGCGCTCAGCGCGGCACCACCAGGCGGGACTCGCCCTGGCGCACGCTCTGGCTCTCGAAGAAGCCCTTGCGCGCCTCCAGCGCGTAGCGGAACTCGCCCATGGGCCCGTAGAGGGCGGTCGGGCTCGGCTCCATGCGGAGGATGGCGAAGATGCGGCCGTCCGCCTTGGCGAAGGCGATGTCGAGCGGCGCGGGCACGTTCTGCATGTGGAACTGGGTCGAGATCTCGCGGCCGAAGTCGAACAGGATCAGGTTCCGCTCGATCTCCTGGGGCGTCGCGCACTGGAAGCCCGCCGCCTGCTGCTCCGGGGTCATGGCCATGCGGACGCGGGCGGCGATGCTCTTCCTGCCGGTCTCGATCGTGAGCATCTGCACCGGCATGCTCGCAAAGCCCTCGCGCCAGCGCTTGCACGCGGGATCCTGCGCGTCCGCGACGGGCGCCACGAGGGCGAGCGCGGTGGCGAGGATGAGCGCGGCGACCTGGGGCGCCCGCGGCACCGCCCGCCGCACGAGGGACGCGGCCGCGAAGATCAGCAGCGCGGTGAGCACGATGGCGCCGCCGGCGGCGAGGCGCAGGTAGTAGGCGGCGATGAGGCCGGAGGCCACCGAGACCAGCGCCATCGCGATGCCGATGATCAGGGCCTGGCGGAAGCTCCGCCCCAGGGCGAAGCCGGTCAACGTGGGGATCACGATCATGGCGCTCACCAGGAGCACGCCGACCATGCGCATGGCCACCACGGTGGTGAGCGCGGTCAGGAGCGTGAGGATGAGGTTGAGGATGGCCACGGGGATGCCGCTGGTGCGGGCGAGATCCTCGTTCATGGTCACCGCGAAGAGCTGCCGGTAGAAGGTTCCGATGGTCACGCCCACCACCGCGGCGAGGGCGACGATGAGCCAGATGTCGGTGGGGCTCACGGTGAGGATGCTGCCGAAGAGCACCGCGAAGAGGTCGGCGTTGAAGCCGCGGGCCAGGCTGATCAGCACGACCGCGAGCGCGAAGCCGCCGGAGAGGAACACGGCCAGCGAGGCGTCGCCCGCGAGCGCCCCCCGCGTCCGCAGGCCCTCGATGCCGACCGCGCCCAGCACGGTGACGACAAGGGCGCCCAGCAGTGGGGAGACGCCGAGGAGCAGGCCCAGGGCCACGCCCGCCAGCGCAATGTGGGCCAGCGTGTCGGCGATCAGCGAGAGGCGCCGAGGGACGAGAAAAACGCCGATAGCCGGACAAATCATGGCGGTCATGGCGCCCGCCACGAAGGCGCGCCTCATGAAGTCGTAGGCGAGGAACTCGGGCATCGCCCCTCAGTGCTCGTGCGAGACCACGCGCACGGTGGGGCCGTACAGCGCGGCGAGGGCGGCGTCGCCGAGGAAGTCGCCGGGGCGGCCGTGGAAGATCAGGCGGCGGTTGAGGCAGGCCAGGCGCGTGACCTCGCGGGCCACCACGCCGATGTCGTGGCTCACCAGAACCAGCGTGACCTCGCGCTCGCGGTTCAGATGATGGAGCAGCGCGTGGAAGCTCGTCTGCGCCTCCGGGTCCACGCCGCCGGTGGGCTCGTCGAGGATGAGCAATTCGGGCTTGGCCACGAGGGCGCGCGCGATCAGGACGCGCTGCTGCTGGCCCACGGAGAGCGCGCCGATGCGCCGCGCCGCGTGCACCTCCATGCCGACCTGGGCGAGCACCTCGTCCACCCGCCGCCGCTGGGCCGCGCTCGCGCGCCCGAGCATGCCCAGGGTGGCGACGAGCCCGCTCGCGACGACCTCGCGGACGGTCGCGGGCAGGGAGGCATCGAACGTGGCCTTCTGCGGGACATAGCCCAGGCGTCCCCACTGCGTGAAGGCCGCCGGGGGATGCCCGAAGAGCCGCACCTCGCCGCGCGTGGGCTGGAGCAGGCCCAGCATCAGGCGCAGCAGCGTGGTCTTGCCGGAGCCGTTGGGACCGATGATGCCGAGGAAGTCGCCGGCCTCGACGGTGAAGTTGATGCCCTCCAGCACCGACACCTCGCCGTAGGTGAAGCTGACGTTGTCGATCTCGACGAGGGGCCGCATGTCAGTCCGCCGTCCGCCGGGTGAGGGGGGCCGCGGCGGCGGGTGCCGAGGTCGGCGCACTGTCCCGCGCCGCGTCCCACCAGGCGGCGCCGCCCCCGCACATCGCGCCGAGCAGCCAGCCGCCCAGCACATCGGAGGCCCAGTGGGCGTCGAGCGCAAGGCGCGCTCCGCCCACGCCGACCCCCAGGCCGAGCACCACGAGCGCGGCGAGGACGACGCGCCGTCCCGTGCCGACCTGGGCGCGCATACAGAGGTAGAGGGCGACGACCACGAAGACGGCGGCGGCGGTGGCGT is a window of Candidatus Methylomirabilota bacterium DNA encoding:
- a CDS encoding metal ABC transporter ATP-binding protein; amino-acid sequence: MRPLVEIDNVSFTYGEVSVLEGINFTVEAGDFLGIIGPNGSGKTTLLRLMLGLLQPTRGEVRLFGHPPAAFTQWGRLGYVPQKATFDASLPATVREVVASGLVATLGMLGRASAAQRRRVDEVLAQVGMEVHAARRIGALSVGQQQRVLIARALVAKPELLILDEPTGGVDPEAQTSFHALLHHLNREREVTLVLVSHDIGVVAREVTRLACLNRRLIFHGRPGDFLGDAALAALYGPTVRVVSHEH
- a CDS encoding cation transporter → MALVGSFLLVELALAAWTGSVSLLADAVHMLVDAGGILLSLGAIWFAERPAT
- a CDS encoding metal ABC transporter permease: MPEFLAYDFMRRAFVAGAMTAMICPAIGVFLVPRRLSLIADTLAHIALAGVALGLLLGVSPLLGALVVTVLGAVGIEGLRTRGALAGDASLAVFLSGGFALAVVLISLARGFNADLFAVLFGSILTVSPTDIWLIVALAAVVGVTIGTFYRQLFAVTMNEDLARTSGIPVAILNLILTLLTALTTVVAMRMVGVLLVSAMIVIPTLTGFALGRSFRQALIIGIAMALVSVASGLIAAYYLRLAAGGAIVLTALLIFAAASLVRRAVPRAPQVAALILATALALVAPVADAQDPACKRWREGFASMPVQMLTIETGRKSIAARVRMAMTPEQQAAGFQCATPQEIERNLILFDFGREISTQFHMQNVPAPLDIAFAKADGRIFAILRMEPSPTALYGPMGEFRYALEARKGFFESQSVRQGESRLVVPR